From a region of the Takifugu flavidus isolate HTHZ2018 chromosome 18, ASM371156v2, whole genome shotgun sequence genome:
- the shisa9b gene encoding protein shisa-9B isoform X1 has product MRGAELLLGYFMLKVLVCDAEGEPGEAADELMLVTEFNDTTEADREPTESPRTEDKCRGYYDVMGQWDPPFVCTTGSYLYCCGTCGFRFCCAFKSSRLDQTTCKNYDTPPWLMTGRPPPKVEVSLDAAKDKTNMIVYVICGVVAIMALIGIFTKLGLEKTHRPQRENTSRALAHVIRHPASDHMDDIGLGQHYENIHTRVTVKSLHMDHMNNMASALVTQPYPDVGQLTSPYEQQQPVKDLSQYTTLKAVAEKANEGFYGNRRQVMEMATKGSLPMEALDMEPEPSNPYSPPRQLKQNGHRYKSHRSHSSQSLCYSAAATATSPAAPWPWESQEAAGLRQSCIPKRLCIVEKEVRSTRYVPPQPYFVTNSKTEVTV; this is encoded by the exons ATGCGGGGGGCAGAGCTGCTACTCGGGTACTTTATGCTCAAAGTTCTGGTGTGTGATGCCGAGGGCGAGCCGGGTGAAGCAGCCGACGAATTAATGTTGGTGACCGAGTTTAACGACACGACCGAGGCGGACAGAGAGCCGACAGAGAGCCCGCGCACAGAGGACAAATGCCGCGGTTACTACGACGTGATGGGCCAGTGGGATCCGCCTTTCGTGTGCACGACGGGCAGCTACCTGTACTGCTGCGGGACGTGCGGCTTCAGGTTCTGCTGCGCGTTCAAAAGCTCCCGGCTGGACCAGACCACCTGTAAGAATTACGACACGCCGCCGTGGTTGATGACTGGGAGACCCCCGCCCAAAGTGGAAGTGTCACTGGACGCCGCCAAGGATAAAACCAACATGATCGTGTATGTGATCTGCGGAGTGGTGGCCATTATGGCCCTGATAGGAATCTTCACCAAGCTGGGTTTGGAGAAGACGCACCGGCCACAGCGGGAAAACACGTCACG AGCTCTGGCACACGTCATCCGCCACCCTGCCTCCGACCACATGGACGACATCGGCCTCGGTCAGCACTACGAGAACATACACACCCGAGTGACAGTGAAAAGTCTCC ATATGGACCACATGAACAACATGGCGTCCGCCCTGGTCACGCAGCCGTATCCGGACGTGGGGCAGCTGACCAGCCCGTACGAGCAACAGCAGCCCGTCAAGGACCTCAGCCAGTACACCACGCTCAAGGCTGTGG CAGAGAAAGCTAACGAGGGCTTCTACGGCAACCGGCGGCAGGTGATGGAGATGGCGACCAAGGGGAGCCTTCCCATGGAAGCGCTGGATATGGAGCCGGAGCCCAGTAACCCCTACAGCCCCCCCAGGCAGCTGAAGCAGAACGGACACAGGTATAAGAGCCACAGGAGCCACAGCTCTCAGTCGCTGTGCTAcagcgccgccgccaccgccaccagCCCGGCGGCGCCGTGGCCCTGGGAGAGCCAGGAGGCGGCGGGCCTCCGACAGAGCTGCATCCCCAAAAGACTCTGCATCGTGGAGAAGGAGGTACGCTCCACGCGCTACGTGCCCCCGCAGCCCTACTTCGTCACCAACAGCAAGACGGAGGTGACGGTATGA
- the shisa9b gene encoding protein shisa-9B isoform X2: protein MRGAELLLGYFMLKVLVCDAEGEPGEAADELMLVTEFNDTTEADREPTESPRTEDKCRGYYDVMGQWDPPFVCTTGSYLYCCGTCGFRFCCAFKSSRLDQTTCKNYDTPPWLMTGRPPPKVEVSLDAAKDKTNMIVYVICGVVAIMALIGIFTKLGLEKTHRPQRENTSRALAHVIRHPASDHMDDIGLGQHYENIHTRVTVKSLHMDHMNNMASALVTQPYPDVGQLTSPYEQQQPVKDLSQYTTLKAVEKANEGFYGNRRQVMEMATKGSLPMEALDMEPEPSNPYSPPRQLKQNGHRYKSHRSHSSQSLCYSAAATATSPAAPWPWESQEAAGLRQSCIPKRLCIVEKEVRSTRYVPPQPYFVTNSKTEVTV from the exons ATGCGGGGGGCAGAGCTGCTACTCGGGTACTTTATGCTCAAAGTTCTGGTGTGTGATGCCGAGGGCGAGCCGGGTGAAGCAGCCGACGAATTAATGTTGGTGACCGAGTTTAACGACACGACCGAGGCGGACAGAGAGCCGACAGAGAGCCCGCGCACAGAGGACAAATGCCGCGGTTACTACGACGTGATGGGCCAGTGGGATCCGCCTTTCGTGTGCACGACGGGCAGCTACCTGTACTGCTGCGGGACGTGCGGCTTCAGGTTCTGCTGCGCGTTCAAAAGCTCCCGGCTGGACCAGACCACCTGTAAGAATTACGACACGCCGCCGTGGTTGATGACTGGGAGACCCCCGCCCAAAGTGGAAGTGTCACTGGACGCCGCCAAGGATAAAACCAACATGATCGTGTATGTGATCTGCGGAGTGGTGGCCATTATGGCCCTGATAGGAATCTTCACCAAGCTGGGTTTGGAGAAGACGCACCGGCCACAGCGGGAAAACACGTCACG AGCTCTGGCACACGTCATCCGCCACCCTGCCTCCGACCACATGGACGACATCGGCCTCGGTCAGCACTACGAGAACATACACACCCGAGTGACAGTGAAAAGTCTCC ATATGGACCACATGAACAACATGGCGTCCGCCCTGGTCACGCAGCCGTATCCGGACGTGGGGCAGCTGACCAGCCCGTACGAGCAACAGCAGCCCGTCAAGGACCTCAGCCAGTACACCACGCTCAAGGCTGTGG AGAAAGCTAACGAGGGCTTCTACGGCAACCGGCGGCAGGTGATGGAGATGGCGACCAAGGGGAGCCTTCCCATGGAAGCGCTGGATATGGAGCCGGAGCCCAGTAACCCCTACAGCCCCCCCAGGCAGCTGAAGCAGAACGGACACAGGTATAAGAGCCACAGGAGCCACAGCTCTCAGTCGCTGTGCTAcagcgccgccgccaccgccaccagCCCGGCGGCGCCGTGGCCCTGGGAGAGCCAGGAGGCGGCGGGCCTCCGACAGAGCTGCATCCCCAAAAGACTCTGCATCGTGGAGAAGGAGGTACGCTCCACGCGCTACGTGCCCCCGCAGCCCTACTTCGTCACCAACAGCAAGACGGAGGTGACGGTATGA
- the shisa9b gene encoding protein shisa-9B isoform X4 has protein sequence MRGAELLLGYFMLKVLVCDAEGEPGEAADELMLVTEFNDTTEADREPTESPRTEDKCRGYYDVMGQWDPPFVCTTGSYLYCCGTCGFRFCCAFKSSRLDQTTCKNYDTPPWLMTGRPPPKVEVSLDAAKDKTNMIVYVICGVVAIMALIGIFTKLGLEKTHRPQRENTSRALAHVIRHPASDHMDDIGLGQHYENIHTRVTVKSLQKANEGFYGNRRQVMEMATKGSLPMEALDMEPEPSNPYSPPRQLKQNGHRYKSHRSHSSQSLCYSAAATATSPAAPWPWESQEAAGLRQSCIPKRLCIVEKEVRSTRYVPPQPYFVTNSKTEVTV, from the exons ATGCGGGGGGCAGAGCTGCTACTCGGGTACTTTATGCTCAAAGTTCTGGTGTGTGATGCCGAGGGCGAGCCGGGTGAAGCAGCCGACGAATTAATGTTGGTGACCGAGTTTAACGACACGACCGAGGCGGACAGAGAGCCGACAGAGAGCCCGCGCACAGAGGACAAATGCCGCGGTTACTACGACGTGATGGGCCAGTGGGATCCGCCTTTCGTGTGCACGACGGGCAGCTACCTGTACTGCTGCGGGACGTGCGGCTTCAGGTTCTGCTGCGCGTTCAAAAGCTCCCGGCTGGACCAGACCACCTGTAAGAATTACGACACGCCGCCGTGGTTGATGACTGGGAGACCCCCGCCCAAAGTGGAAGTGTCACTGGACGCCGCCAAGGATAAAACCAACATGATCGTGTATGTGATCTGCGGAGTGGTGGCCATTATGGCCCTGATAGGAATCTTCACCAAGCTGGGTTTGGAGAAGACGCACCGGCCACAGCGGGAAAACACGTCACG AGCTCTGGCACACGTCATCCGCCACCCTGCCTCCGACCACATGGACGACATCGGCCTCGGTCAGCACTACGAGAACATACACACCCGAGTGACAGTGAAAAGTCTCC AGAAAGCTAACGAGGGCTTCTACGGCAACCGGCGGCAGGTGATGGAGATGGCGACCAAGGGGAGCCTTCCCATGGAAGCGCTGGATATGGAGCCGGAGCCCAGTAACCCCTACAGCCCCCCCAGGCAGCTGAAGCAGAACGGACACAGGTATAAGAGCCACAGGAGCCACAGCTCTCAGTCGCTGTGCTAcagcgccgccgccaccgccaccagCCCGGCGGCGCCGTGGCCCTGGGAGAGCCAGGAGGCGGCGGGCCTCCGACAGAGCTGCATCCCCAAAAGACTCTGCATCGTGGAGAAGGAGGTACGCTCCACGCGCTACGTGCCCCCGCAGCCCTACTTCGTCACCAACAGCAAGACGGAGGTGACGGTATGA
- the shisa9b gene encoding protein shisa-9B isoform X3 produces the protein MRGAELLLGYFMLKVLVCDAEGEPGEAADELMLVTEFNDTTEADREPTESPRTEDKCRGYYDVMGQWDPPFVCTTGSYLYCCGTCGFRFCCAFKSSRLDQTTCKNYDTPPWLMTGRPPPKVEVSLDAAKDKTNMIVYVICGVVAIMALIGIFTKLGLEKTHRPQRENTSRALAHVIRHPASDHMDDIGLGQHYENIHTRVTVKSLPEKANEGFYGNRRQVMEMATKGSLPMEALDMEPEPSNPYSPPRQLKQNGHRYKSHRSHSSQSLCYSAAATATSPAAPWPWESQEAAGLRQSCIPKRLCIVEKEVRSTRYVPPQPYFVTNSKTEVTV, from the exons ATGCGGGGGGCAGAGCTGCTACTCGGGTACTTTATGCTCAAAGTTCTGGTGTGTGATGCCGAGGGCGAGCCGGGTGAAGCAGCCGACGAATTAATGTTGGTGACCGAGTTTAACGACACGACCGAGGCGGACAGAGAGCCGACAGAGAGCCCGCGCACAGAGGACAAATGCCGCGGTTACTACGACGTGATGGGCCAGTGGGATCCGCCTTTCGTGTGCACGACGGGCAGCTACCTGTACTGCTGCGGGACGTGCGGCTTCAGGTTCTGCTGCGCGTTCAAAAGCTCCCGGCTGGACCAGACCACCTGTAAGAATTACGACACGCCGCCGTGGTTGATGACTGGGAGACCCCCGCCCAAAGTGGAAGTGTCACTGGACGCCGCCAAGGATAAAACCAACATGATCGTGTATGTGATCTGCGGAGTGGTGGCCATTATGGCCCTGATAGGAATCTTCACCAAGCTGGGTTTGGAGAAGACGCACCGGCCACAGCGGGAAAACACGTCACG AGCTCTGGCACACGTCATCCGCCACCCTGCCTCCGACCACATGGACGACATCGGCCTCGGTCAGCACTACGAGAACATACACACCCGAGTGACAGTGAAAAGTCTCC CAGAGAAAGCTAACGAGGGCTTCTACGGCAACCGGCGGCAGGTGATGGAGATGGCGACCAAGGGGAGCCTTCCCATGGAAGCGCTGGATATGGAGCCGGAGCCCAGTAACCCCTACAGCCCCCCCAGGCAGCTGAAGCAGAACGGACACAGGTATAAGAGCCACAGGAGCCACAGCTCTCAGTCGCTGTGCTAcagcgccgccgccaccgccaccagCCCGGCGGCGCCGTGGCCCTGGGAGAGCCAGGAGGCGGCGGGCCTCCGACAGAGCTGCATCCCCAAAAGACTCTGCATCGTGGAGAAGGAGGTACGCTCCACGCGCTACGTGCCCCCGCAGCCCTACTTCGTCACCAACAGCAAGACGGAGGTGACGGTATGA
- the igfals gene encoding LOW QUALITY PROTEIN: insulin-like growth factor-binding protein complex acid labile subunit (The sequence of the model RefSeq protein was modified relative to this genomic sequence to represent the inferred CDS: inserted 1 base in 1 codon) — MRTTVLLVLGVLGTSVALLDPDAVATEAPVACAKGCTCQHDDYSLDLHVYCSAQNLTQVPPDLPPATHSLWLDVNLLASLXAASFTGLVHLEFLNLQSGQLVTLDPQALKGLRSLAHIHLERNRIRVMPAAIFQNTPNLASLSLHNNQLSRIDDRLFAGLSHMWLLNLGRNSIAVLPETVFHDLQGLRELILAGNRLAYLQPQLFQHLVELKELDLSGNQLKVIKANVFVKLTKLQKLYLAQNQIVTVVPRAFVGMKSLRWLDLTNNRLSSLHEDTFMGLYLLHVLRLSNNSIAGIKPRTFRDLQYLEELRLSHNRIRVLGEKVFEELGRLEVLELEHNRIQEAKVGSFMGLSHVAVINLSGSCFHKLPDQVFKGLSKLHSLHLGRGCLTRVTTQAFSGLSSLRRLFLQHNNISVVERQSFVDLVGLLELDLSFNKLEVLTGQMFPGLKNLEYLLLSNNDCRQFLQNGTKLLLPRLRYLDLRANELTSIAPEFAEGLEKLLLSGNRWRCDCGALPLRNYSARNPSVVPRQVETHAEGEEPDTTITIYNNITCSSPTRLTGQDLRDVDGAAFQSC, encoded by the exons ATGAGGACCACCGTCCTGTTGGTGCTGGGGGTCCTGGGAACATCCGTGGCGTTGCTAGACCCCGACGCCGTTGCGACCGAGGCGCCTGTTGCGTGTGCCAAGGGATGCACCTGCCAGCACGACGACTACAGCCTGGACCTGCACGTGTACTGCAGCGCTCAGAACCTCACGCAGGTTCCGCCGGACCTCCCGCCCGCCACGCATTCCCTGTGGCTGGACGTCAACCTGCTGGCATCGC CCGCCGCCTCTTTCACCGGCCTCGTGCATCTGGAGTTTTTGAATCTGCAGAGCGGCCAGTTAGTGACACTGGACCCTCAGGCCCTCAAAGGTCTCAGGTCCTTGGCCCACATCCACCTTGAGCGAAACCGCATCCGGGTGATGCCAGCTGCGATCTTTCAGAACACACCCAACCTGGCTTCGCTTAGTCTCCATAACAACCAGCTGAGCCGGATTGACGACAGGCTGTTTGCGGGACTTTCGCACATGTGGCTTCTCAACCTGGGGAGGAACTCCATCGCGGTTCTGCCCGAGACGGTCTTCCATGACCTGCAGGGTCTCAGGGAGCTCATCCTCGCGGGGAACAGACTCGCCTACCTGCAGCCGCAGCTTTTCCAACATCTGGTAGAGCTGAAGGAGTTGGATCTGAGCGGGAATCAGCTGAAGGTCATCAAGGCCAACGTGTTTGTTAAACTGACTAAGCTGCAGAAGCTCTACCTGGCCCAGAACCAGATCGTGACCGTGGTGCCCAGAGCCTTCGTGGGTATGAAGTCCCTAAGATGGCTGGACCTCACCAACAACAGGCTGAGCTCCCTGCACGAGGACACCTTCATGGGCCTGTACCTTCTGCACGTTCTGCGGCTTTCCAACAACTCCATCGCTGGAATTAAGCCCAGGACCTTCCGTGACCTGCAGTACCTAGAGGAGCTGCGACTGAGCCACAACAGGATCAGGGTGTTGGGGGAGAAGGTGTTCGAGGAGCTCGGCCGTCTGGAGGTCTTAGAGCTGGAGCACAACCGCATCCAGGAAGCAAAGGTGGGGAGTTTCATGGGCCTTTCTCACGTGGCTGTCATCAACCTGTCAGGAAGCTGCTTCCACAAGCTGCCGGACCAGGTGTTCAAAGGTCTGTCGAAGCTGCACAGCCTTCACCTGGGCCGGGGCTGCCTCACCAGGGTCACCACTCAAGCTTTCAGCGGACTCTCTAGTCTGAGGAGGCTTTTCCTGCAGCACAACAACATCTCTGTGGTGGAACGCCAGAGCTTTGTGGACCTGGTGGGCCTACTGGAACTGGACCTCAGTTTCAACAAGCTGGAGGTTCTCACAGGCCAAATGTTCCCAGGCCTGAAGAACTTGGAGTACTTGCTGCTGTCCAACAACGACTGCAGACAGTTTCTGCAGAACGGCACCAAGCTTCTGCTCCCGAGGCTGCGTTACCTGGACCTCAGAGCCAACGAGCTGACGAGCATCGCCCCGGAGTTTGCAGAGGGTTTGGAAAAACTCCTGCTCTCTGGGAACAGATGGAGATGCGACTGCGGGGCCCTCCCACTCAGAAATTACAGCGCGAGAAATCCGTCGGTGGTGCCGCGGCAAGTCGAGACCCACGCAGAGGGCGAAGAGCCagacaccaccatcaccatatACAACAACATTACATGCTCCAGCCCAACACGCTTAACGGGTCAGGACCTGAGGGACGTTGACGGCGCAGCCTTCCAAAGCTGCTAA